In Biomphalaria glabrata chromosome 11, xgBioGlab47.1, whole genome shotgun sequence, the following proteins share a genomic window:
- the LOC106055050 gene encoding centaurin-gamma-1A-like isoform X2, translating into MRMNARSPMQSYWSNSLAIRQEIQRFESVHPSIYAIYDLIEAIPDPLIQQQIREHVVCIEDSFVNSQEWTLSRSVPDLKLGILGSVQSGKSALVHRYLTGSYMQEESPEGGRFKKEVIIDGQSYLLLIRDEGGTPEMQFTHWVDAVIFVFSLENEMSFQAVHSHYAKMRQYRDTKEIPLILVGTQDAISESNPRIIDDTRARKLANDLKRCSYYETCATYGLNVERVFQDACQRIVQMRYPTTPSSVPAAVPSTPNHSQRSFYISQSSSNKPSDTHSISSHSTSSSGTLVTTHSQPPPPPPKEKDLRDSKSEKVDKKKEKPVLHPVQQNVFPASMQPPQIPSMPPPQLAPMSQLSDQLDIQDRPTEGKDLPTPSSTPTQSRKNRRRSNLFNPKSKEEEKKQVGDGEKVGSGRTIPLKQGYLYKKSHGLNKEWKKKYVALSDDGRLVYHSNLHDYMEDTHAKEIPLVKTTVKIPGMRPRGSRAVSTGSAANGDMNNSIAFDVSGDGQIDNSLVIPNSSITPGIPDQPRTRPERSPMLPKLGINSSSRDTPNVKKRHRRAKSGGIKNSNPGDGEDSDGYEFVIVSLENKQWHFEAQSGEERDGWVDAIEQQILSSLQANDAGKNKKQNNSDPAGIQAIRCARGNNACADCSMPSPDWASINLGALICIECSGIHRNLGTHISRVRSLDLDEWPNDIVKVMVSIGNSTANSVWEANTKGRPRPTQSSQRDEKERWIRAKYEAKEFLPPLPYIDIPVNQQLIDALVREDIRNIIVILGHAEPEDINAPYSKDDGRTALHIAAALGNVVFVQLLLWYNANVKVVDHEGRNALWYARSSGSSECTELLTTNGCPEHPTLPRRRGSVQQGKNDVFDKLPASVI; encoded by the exons ATGAGAATGAATGCAAGGAGTCCGATGCAGTCTTACTGGAGCAATTCTCTTGCCATTCGGCAAGAAATTCAACGATTTGAAAGCGTTCATCCTAGCATTTATGCCATTTATGATCTTATTGAAGCTATTCCCGATCCCCTGATTCAACAACAGATTAGGGAACACGTAGTTTGTATAGAAG ATTCCTTCGTCAATAGTCAAGAATGGACCTTGAGCCGATCAGTACCAGATTTGAAATTG GGGATTCTTGGAAGTGTTCAGAGTGGGAAATCTGCTTTAGTGCATCGTTATTTGACTGGTTCATACATGCAGGAAGAATCTCCCGAAG gtgGACGCTTTAAAAAGGAAGTGATCATTGATGGCCAGAGCTATCTCTTATTAATCAGAGATGAAGGTGGAACTCCTGAAATGCAG TTCACTCATTGGGTGGATGCAGTCATCTTTGTGTTTAGCTTAGAAAATGAGATGAGTTTTCAAGCTGTCCACAGTCATTATGCTAAAATGAGGCAGTATAGGGACACTAAAGAGATCCCTCTCATACTTGTAGGAACTCAAG ATGCTATAAGTGAAAGTAATCCTCGCATTATTGATGATACAAGAGCAAGAAAGCTAGCCAATGATTTAAAGCGTTGCTCGTATTATGAAACATGTGCAACTTATGGTCTCAACGTTGAGCGGGTTTTTCAAGATG CATGTCAGCGAATTGTACAAATGAGGTATCCCACTACTCCATCATCTGTGCCAGCTGCAGTACCCTCAACCCCAAATCATTCACAAAGATCATTTTACATATCACAGTCCAGCAGTAACAAGCCCAGCGACACACATAGCATTAGTAGCCACAGTACTAGCAGTTCTGGTACTTTGGTCACTACCCATTCACAG CCTCCACCTCCACCCCCTAAAGAAAAAGACTTGCGAGACAGTAAGTCAGAGAAGGTAGACAAGAAAAAGGAAAAGCCTGTCCTCCATCCTGTCCAGCAAAATGTGTTCCCAGCATCCATGCAGCCCCCACAAATTCCCAGCATGCCTCCTCCACAGCTGGCACCCATGTCACAGCTCTCTGACCAGCTAGACATTCAG gatAGACCAACAGAAGGAAAGGATTTACCAACACCTAGCTCAACACCAACACAAAGCAGGAAAAATAGAAGACGCTCTAACCTCTTTAAT CCTAAATCtaaagaagaagagaagaagCAAGTGGGGGATGGAGAAAAAGTTGGAAGTGGCAGAACAATTCCTTTGAAACAG GGTTATTTATACAAGAAGAGCCATGGACTGAAcaaagaatggaaaaagaaatatGTGGCACTATCTGATGATGGGCGTTTAGTTTATCACTCAAATTTACAT GACTATATGGAAGATACCCATGCTAAAGAAATCCCACTGGTCAAGACTACTGTTAAAATACCAGGGATGAGGCCCCGTGGCTCTAGGGCTGTCTCAACTGGTAGTGCTGCTAATGGGGACATGAACAACTCGATAG CATTTGATGTGTCTGGTGATGGTCAGATTGATAATTCATTGGTGATTCCTAATTCTTCAATTACTCCAG GCATCCCTGACCAACCTAGAACAAGGCCTGAAAGGTCCCCAATGCTGCCTAAACTAGGAATCAACAGTTCTAGCAGGGACACTCCCAATGTGAAGAAGAGACACCGTAGAGCTAAAAGTGGGGGGATCAAAAATTCCAATCCTGGAGATGGAGAAG ATTCTGATGGCTATGAGTTTGTCATTGTGTCTTTAGAGAATAAACAATGGCATTTTGAGGCACAGAGTGGGGAG GAGCGTGATGGATGGGTTGATGcaatagaacaacaaattctcTCTAGTCTTCAGGCCAATGATGCTGGCAAGAATAAA aaacaaaataattcggATCCTGCAGGCATTCAAGCTATACGATGTGCAAGGGGAAACAATGCTTGTGCTGATTGTTCAATGCCAA GTCCTGATTGGGCAAGTATTAATCTTGGTGCACTGATATGCATTGAATGCTCAGGGATTCATCGTAATTTAGGAACACACATATCTCGGGTTCGATCATTGGATCTTGATGAGTGGCC GAATGATATAGTTAAGGTGATGGTCTCGATAGGGAACAGTACTGCCAACAGTGTGTGGGAGGCCAATACAAAAGGCAGACCCAGACCTACTCAGTCTTCACAGAG AGATGAGAAAGAAAGGTGGATTAGGGCAAAGTATGAAGCTAAAGAATTCTTACCTCCCTTACCCTATATAGACATACCAGTAAATCAG CAACTCATTGATGCACTGGTGCGGGAAGACATTAGAAATATTATAGTCATCCTCGGGCATGCAGAACCTGAAGACATCAATGCACCCTATAGTAAAGATGATGGTAGGACGGCCCTTCATATTGCAGCAGCACTGGGGAATGTCGTCTTTGTTCAGCTTTTACTTTGG TACAATGCGAATGTGAAAGTAGTGGACCATGAGGGGAGAAATGCATTGTGGTATGCTAGGAGTTCAGGGTCATCTGAGTGTACAGAACTGCTTACAACCAATGGCTGCCCTGAACATCCCACTTTGCCGCGGCGACGAGGCAGCGTGCAGCAAGGGAAGAATGATGTGTTTGACAAGTTGCCAGCCAGTGTTATTTAG
- the LOC106055050 gene encoding arf-GAP with GTPase, ANK repeat and PH domain-containing protein 1-like isoform X1: MRMNARSPMQSYWSNSLAIRQEIQRFESVHPSIYAIYDLIEAIPDPLIQQQIREHVVCIEDSFVNSQEWTLSRSVPDLKLGILGSVQSGKSALVHRYLTGSYMQEESPEGGRFKKEVIIDGQSYLLLIRDEGGTPEMQFTHWVDAVIFVFSLENEMSFQAVHSHYAKMRQYRDTKEIPLILVGTQDAISESNPRIIDDTRARKLANDLKRCSYYETCATYGLNVERVFQDACQRIVQMRYPTTPSSVPAAVPSTPNHSQRSFYISQSSSNKPSDTHSISSHSTSSSGTLVTTHSQPPPPPPKEKDLRDSKSEKVDKKKEKPVLHPVQQNVFPASMQPPQIPSMPPPQLAPMSQLSDQLDIQALRSQLLEATRTPLAMRKNSKKFSIKKSNSFNDRPTEGKDLPTPSSTPTQSRKNRRRSNLFNPKSKEEEKKQVGDGEKVGSGRTIPLKQGYLYKKSHGLNKEWKKKYVALSDDGRLVYHSNLHDYMEDTHAKEIPLVKTTVKIPGMRPRGSRAVSTGSAANGDMNNSIAFDVSGDGQIDNSLVIPNSSITPGIPDQPRTRPERSPMLPKLGINSSSRDTPNVKKRHRRAKSGGIKNSNPGDGEDSDGYEFVIVSLENKQWHFEAQSGEERDGWVDAIEQQILSSLQANDAGKNKKQNNSDPAGIQAIRCARGNNACADCSMPSPDWASINLGALICIECSGIHRNLGTHISRVRSLDLDEWPNDIVKVMVSIGNSTANSVWEANTKGRPRPTQSSQRDEKERWIRAKYEAKEFLPPLPYIDIPVNQQLIDALVREDIRNIIVILGHAEPEDINAPYSKDDGRTALHIAAALGNVVFVQLLLWYNANVKVVDHEGRNALWYARSSGSSECTELLTTNGCPEHPTLPRRRGSVQQGKNDVFDKLPASVI; encoded by the exons ATGAGAATGAATGCAAGGAGTCCGATGCAGTCTTACTGGAGCAATTCTCTTGCCATTCGGCAAGAAATTCAACGATTTGAAAGCGTTCATCCTAGCATTTATGCCATTTATGATCTTATTGAAGCTATTCCCGATCCCCTGATTCAACAACAGATTAGGGAACACGTAGTTTGTATAGAAG ATTCCTTCGTCAATAGTCAAGAATGGACCTTGAGCCGATCAGTACCAGATTTGAAATTG GGGATTCTTGGAAGTGTTCAGAGTGGGAAATCTGCTTTAGTGCATCGTTATTTGACTGGTTCATACATGCAGGAAGAATCTCCCGAAG gtgGACGCTTTAAAAAGGAAGTGATCATTGATGGCCAGAGCTATCTCTTATTAATCAGAGATGAAGGTGGAACTCCTGAAATGCAG TTCACTCATTGGGTGGATGCAGTCATCTTTGTGTTTAGCTTAGAAAATGAGATGAGTTTTCAAGCTGTCCACAGTCATTATGCTAAAATGAGGCAGTATAGGGACACTAAAGAGATCCCTCTCATACTTGTAGGAACTCAAG ATGCTATAAGTGAAAGTAATCCTCGCATTATTGATGATACAAGAGCAAGAAAGCTAGCCAATGATTTAAAGCGTTGCTCGTATTATGAAACATGTGCAACTTATGGTCTCAACGTTGAGCGGGTTTTTCAAGATG CATGTCAGCGAATTGTACAAATGAGGTATCCCACTACTCCATCATCTGTGCCAGCTGCAGTACCCTCAACCCCAAATCATTCACAAAGATCATTTTACATATCACAGTCCAGCAGTAACAAGCCCAGCGACACACATAGCATTAGTAGCCACAGTACTAGCAGTTCTGGTACTTTGGTCACTACCCATTCACAG CCTCCACCTCCACCCCCTAAAGAAAAAGACTTGCGAGACAGTAAGTCAGAGAAGGTAGACAAGAAAAAGGAAAAGCCTGTCCTCCATCCTGTCCAGCAAAATGTGTTCCCAGCATCCATGCAGCCCCCACAAATTCCCAGCATGCCTCCTCCACAGCTGGCACCCATGTCACAGCTCTCTGACCAGCTAGACATTCAG GCCCTACGTAGTCAGCTGCTGGAGGCAACACGTACACCACTTGCCATGCGCAAAAATTCCAAAAAATTCTCCATTAAAAAGTCCAATTCTTTCAAT gatAGACCAACAGAAGGAAAGGATTTACCAACACCTAGCTCAACACCAACACAAAGCAGGAAAAATAGAAGACGCTCTAACCTCTTTAAT CCTAAATCtaaagaagaagagaagaagCAAGTGGGGGATGGAGAAAAAGTTGGAAGTGGCAGAACAATTCCTTTGAAACAG GGTTATTTATACAAGAAGAGCCATGGACTGAAcaaagaatggaaaaagaaatatGTGGCACTATCTGATGATGGGCGTTTAGTTTATCACTCAAATTTACAT GACTATATGGAAGATACCCATGCTAAAGAAATCCCACTGGTCAAGACTACTGTTAAAATACCAGGGATGAGGCCCCGTGGCTCTAGGGCTGTCTCAACTGGTAGTGCTGCTAATGGGGACATGAACAACTCGATAG CATTTGATGTGTCTGGTGATGGTCAGATTGATAATTCATTGGTGATTCCTAATTCTTCAATTACTCCAG GCATCCCTGACCAACCTAGAACAAGGCCTGAAAGGTCCCCAATGCTGCCTAAACTAGGAATCAACAGTTCTAGCAGGGACACTCCCAATGTGAAGAAGAGACACCGTAGAGCTAAAAGTGGGGGGATCAAAAATTCCAATCCTGGAGATGGAGAAG ATTCTGATGGCTATGAGTTTGTCATTGTGTCTTTAGAGAATAAACAATGGCATTTTGAGGCACAGAGTGGGGAG GAGCGTGATGGATGGGTTGATGcaatagaacaacaaattctcTCTAGTCTTCAGGCCAATGATGCTGGCAAGAATAAA aaacaaaataattcggATCCTGCAGGCATTCAAGCTATACGATGTGCAAGGGGAAACAATGCTTGTGCTGATTGTTCAATGCCAA GTCCTGATTGGGCAAGTATTAATCTTGGTGCACTGATATGCATTGAATGCTCAGGGATTCATCGTAATTTAGGAACACACATATCTCGGGTTCGATCATTGGATCTTGATGAGTGGCC GAATGATATAGTTAAGGTGATGGTCTCGATAGGGAACAGTACTGCCAACAGTGTGTGGGAGGCCAATACAAAAGGCAGACCCAGACCTACTCAGTCTTCACAGAG AGATGAGAAAGAAAGGTGGATTAGGGCAAAGTATGAAGCTAAAGAATTCTTACCTCCCTTACCCTATATAGACATACCAGTAAATCAG CAACTCATTGATGCACTGGTGCGGGAAGACATTAGAAATATTATAGTCATCCTCGGGCATGCAGAACCTGAAGACATCAATGCACCCTATAGTAAAGATGATGGTAGGACGGCCCTTCATATTGCAGCAGCACTGGGGAATGTCGTCTTTGTTCAGCTTTTACTTTGG TACAATGCGAATGTGAAAGTAGTGGACCATGAGGGGAGAAATGCATTGTGGTATGCTAGGAGTTCAGGGTCATCTGAGTGTACAGAACTGCTTACAACCAATGGCTGCCCTGAACATCCCACTTTGCCGCGGCGACGAGGCAGCGTGCAGCAAGGGAAGAATGATGTGTTTGACAAGTTGCCAGCCAGTGTTATTTAG